From the Candidatus Krumholzibacteriia bacterium genome, the window GGCGGGGGACGCCGCGGGGGTTGCGGAACTGCTCGGATCCGGATCTCCCAACTGGGACGAGGCCAGCAGCGCGGCCGGAATGCTAAGGAGCGCAGAGCTTTACGAGACCGTGCTGGGAGAGCCCCAAATGGCCGCAGAAATGCTCAAAAAATGTGTTGAGCGATTCCCGGAAACACGGTATGCGAATGTAGCTCAACGTCGTCTGGACGAGCTGGAGGGCCGGTCCCCGTGAGGGGAATCCGGCGCGTGGGCCGGAACCGCGAAGCACGGCGCGGAAACGGTCGCGGGTGGGTGATCGGGTCTCGTCCGGTGGCGGCGCCCCACCAGAAATTACGTGATCAAAACGCTAGCCACGGTTGGATAAACCGTGCACTTTTGAAACTCGAACGGGAGGCCGCTGGCCTGTGCTGGCCGCTTGCGCCGCGCCCTCGTGGCACGGCGGGTAACGGTCGGGCACGCCCCGGGGCGATCGTCCTCCGCGTGAGCCGATTGGCGCTCATTGGCCCCCGCTTTGCTGATTGGATCATGAAGCCTTTACTCTTTACAGCCATACCTGGTGCGGCAAGGATGACCAGCATGCGCGTATCCGCAACGAGCCGCTCATTGGCCCGGGCCATCGCCCTGGGCGCCGCCATTCTGGCGGCGGCCGGCCCTGTCAGAGCGCAAAGTGGCGCCGGAACCTACGCGGCGCCGTTCCTCAAGATTCCCGTCGGCGCGCGGCTCATGTCGTCGCCCGACGCGGTGGCGGGCCTGAAGCCCGACGCCAGTCTCATGTATTCCAATCCGGCCTTCCTCTCCGGCGTGTCGCGCACCGAGGCGTTCGTATCGTCGGCCGAGTGGCTGGACAACCTGGTTTTTAGCGCGGCCGGCGTGGCCCTTCCGGTGGGCGACGGCAGCACCGTGCTGGGCTTCGGTACTACGTTCCTCTACTCCGGTAATCTACGCGGATACAACGACGCGCTCTCGGTGGTCACCGAGGAGAGCTACTACAACGTGGGTTTCGACGCCACGGTGAGCCACTCCTTCCGCGGCACCGGCCTCTCGCTCGCGGCCGGCGCGACCTACCTGCGCGAGCACGTCTACCCGCAGAACGGCAGCGGCTACGCGTTCCACGCCGGCGCGTCGTACTGGGCGGGGCGCAACCTGCTGCACCTGTCCGCGCGCGACCTCGGAAGTTCGGTTACGTATGACGCGGGCACCTGGGAGGTGGCTCCGGAAGTCGTGGTCGGCGGCGGCCGCGTGTTCGATTCGCGCGTGGGGAACTTCTTCGCTGGCGCACAGGTGGCGAATTCCGACGCCTACGGCACGCGCGTGCAGCTCGGTGTTGACTATCAAATAAACACGATGTTCACGCTGCGCAGCGGCGTCACCAACAACGTCGACATCGGCGAGTCGATTCCGTTCAACGCCGGATTCGGCCTGAACTATGGCGCCATGACGGTGGAGTACGCCTACACCCCGCAGGAGTTCTTCTCCAGCACCCACACGTTCTCGCTCCTCTACGCCTTCGGCACCGCGACTCGCTCGTCGAGCCGTCCCGTGACCGTGCCGGCGGGCGACTTCGCGCCACCGGTGGCCAAGTCCGAACCCGTGCCGGTGCCCGAACCCGTCGTGCCGCTGCGCGCGCCGGCCCAGAACGGCGCCGCGTACGTGCTGGTGGCCGGTTCCCACGGCTGGCTCGAGAGCGCGCGCGCCGAGGCACGTGCCCTGGAGCTCCTGAAGATTCCGGCCAAGGTCGAGTCCGAGGGGACGCGCTTCCGGGTCGTGGTGGGGCGTTACGACTCGCAGGCCAGCGCGAACAAGGCCCTGCAGCACTACAAGTCGCTCGGTCA encodes:
- a CDS encoding SPOR domain-containing protein, whose amino-acid sequence is MRVSATSRSLARAIALGAAILAAAGPVRAQSGAGTYAAPFLKIPVGARLMSSPDAVAGLKPDASLMYSNPAFLSGVSRTEAFVSSAEWLDNLVFSAAGVALPVGDGSTVLGFGTTFLYSGNLRGYNDALSVVTEESYYNVGFDATVSHSFRGTGLSLAAGATYLREHVYPQNGSGYAFHAGASYWAGRNLLHLSARDLGSSVTYDAGTWEVAPEVVVGGGRVFDSRVGNFFAGAQVANSDAYGTRVQLGVDYQINTMFTLRSGVTNNVDIGESIPFNAGFGLNYGAMTVEYAYTPQEFFSSTHTFSLLYAFGTATRSSSRPVTVPAGDFAPPVAKSEPVPVPEPVVPLRAPAQNGAAYVLVAGSHGWLESARAEARALELLKIPAKVESEGTRFRVVVGRYDSQASANKALQHYKSLGHVFIVVAE